The following coding sequences are from one Anabas testudineus chromosome 16, fAnaTes1.2, whole genome shotgun sequence window:
- the LOC113169456 gene encoding homeodomain-interacting protein kinase 2-like, with amino-acid sequence MYSSSSSSSSSSMSYIKDSIPKSYKVLEILGQGGFGQVVKCVRRGTEHTVAIKISRDSFDLRREASIMITLMSHKLDEHNIIKYYGECVMGSRLSLILEVLDINLLDYILNTEHLMRLADIRSVIQQMATALDALKKIGVIHCDVRPENIMLVDHVRQPFRVKLIDFGLAIFSSKAKQGRIHQIPCYRAPEIILGLPFSEAMDIWSLGCVMAIMKYGFMLFPTSNDYHALRYITDLLGPVPDHLLDAGLRSKMYFKKTESDEWRLMTNEEYWGDRYHSSDCRSYKFRSLDETVMICPHMLNKTKLYKRRACIELMKEMLHLDGNQRITPSGILNHPFITQSYLNTSSNLCCCDKHLESAEAQPSTSQTQNTTKQTKQETKGGDSCTEPLPSGAVLVQPARPKKRVRFEDTSDLKNDTEDNEKKKKKKRKNCFTRIYSWMRKKIFGS; translated from the exons ATGTACAGTTCAAGTTCATCTTCGTCATCCTCGTCTATGTCCTACATTAAAGATTCAATCCCCAAAAGTTATAAGGTCCTGGAAATATTGGGTCAAGGAGGCTTTGGACAAGTCGTTAAATGTGTGAGACGAGGAACTGAACACACTGTGGCAATAAAAATCTCCAGAGACAGCTTTGATCTCCGCAGGGAG GCGTCCATAATGATAACCCTGATGAGCCACAAGCTGGATGAACATAACATCATCAAGTACTATGGAGAGTGCGTCATGGGCAGTAGATTGAGTCTGATCCTAGAGGTGCTGGATATCAACCTGTTAGACTACATACTCAATACTGAACATCTCATGCGTCTGGCTGACATCAGAAGTGTCATCCAACAG ATGGCCACAGCGCTTGATGCCCTGAAAAAGATCGGCGTGATCCATTGTGATGTGAGACCAGAAAACATCATGTTGGTGGATCACGTGAGACAGCCGTTTCGAGTGAAACTCATCGACTTTGGCTTGGCTATTTTTAGTTCTAAAGCCAAGCAGGGCCGAATTCACCAAATCCCCTGTTACAG GGCTCCAGAAATTATCTTGGGTCTCCCGTTTTCTGAGGCCATGGACATCTGGTCGCTGGGCTGTGTGATGGCAATCATGAAATATGGCTTCATGCTCTTCCCGACATCAAATGACTATCATGCA CTACGATACATCACTGACCTCCTGGGTCCTGTACCTGACCATCTCCTCGATGCCGGACTACGttccaaaatgtatttcaagAAAACGGAGTCTGATGAATGGAGGTTGATG ACAAATGAGGAATACTGGGGAGATAGATATCACTCCAGTGACTGCAGGAGCTACAAGTTCCGTTCTCTGGACGAAACAGTGATG ATATGTCCTCACATgttaaacaagacaaaactcTACAAGAGGAGGGCGTGCATTGAGCTGATGAAGGAGATGCTCCACTTGGACGGGAATCAGAGAATTACCCCCAGTGGTATTCTCAACCACCCTTTCATTACCCAGAGCTACCTCAACACCAGCTCAAACCTCTGCtgctg TGACAAACATCTGGAATCTGCAGAAGCTCAGCCCAGCACCAGCCAAACACAGAACACGACCAAGCAAACCAAACAGGAAACCAAGGGCGGCGATAG CTGCACCGAGCCACTTCCATCAGGTGCTGTCTTGGTGCAGCCGGCACGCCCCAAGAAGAGGGTACGCTTTGAGGATACATCTGACCTTAAGA ACGACACCGAGGACaacgagaagaagaagaagaagaagaggaagaactGCTTCACTCGCATCTATTCCTGGATGAGGAAGAAGATCTTCGGTAGTTGA